One Nocardioides aromaticivorans genomic window carries:
- the ndk gene encoding nucleoside-diphosphate kinase — MTQRTLVLLKPDAVRRGLVGNVLARFEAKGLSIVAMEHRHIDAAQADAHYAEHVERDFYPPLRDFVTSGPLVALVLEGDEAIEVVRALNGATDGRKAAPGTIRGDLSLSNRENLVHGSDSPESAAREIALWFPGLA; from the coding sequence GTGACCCAACGCACTCTCGTCCTCCTCAAGCCCGACGCGGTCCGGCGCGGCCTGGTCGGCAACGTGCTGGCCCGGTTCGAGGCCAAGGGGCTGAGCATCGTCGCCATGGAGCACCGCCACATCGACGCGGCGCAGGCCGACGCGCACTACGCCGAGCACGTCGAGCGCGACTTCTACCCGCCGCTGCGCGACTTCGTGACCAGCGGCCCGCTCGTGGCGCTGGTCCTCGAGGGCGACGAGGCGATCGAGGTCGTCCGTGCGCTCAACGGCGCCACCGACGGCCGCAAGGCCGCCCCGGGAACCATCCGCGGCGACCTGTCGCTGTCGAACCGCGAGAACCTCGTGCACGGCTCCGACTCGCCCGAGTCGGCCGCGCGCGAGATCGCGCTCTGGTTCCCCGGCCTCGCCTGA
- a CDS encoding MerR family transcriptional regulator, giving the protein MSAAVGVDPTHESDDGGALRTIDELATAAGLTVRTTRYYASLGLLPPPARRGRMAWYDDTHLARLEMIRALQGHGFTLQAIEKYLASLPADAGVEDLAVQRAMLTSWTVGEPHELTRRQLDQHAGRRLTDDEVSLIEDFGLLRRAGEGAAERFTPVHGFDVAVELLQVDIPVEGMRAAGEAIERHMSALAEELTRVLHDEVVEPWRRDSHSREDAAQLENTIGTLRRLTLEAIVRGFQRSANKLITQSLDRR; this is encoded by the coding sequence ATGAGCGCAGCAGTGGGGGTCGACCCGACCCATGAGTCCGATGACGGCGGCGCGCTGCGCACCATCGACGAGCTCGCGACGGCGGCGGGCCTGACGGTCCGCACGACCCGCTACTACGCGAGCCTGGGCCTGCTGCCGCCGCCGGCCCGCCGCGGCCGGATGGCGTGGTACGACGACACCCACCTCGCGCGCCTGGAGATGATCCGCGCCCTGCAGGGCCACGGGTTCACGCTGCAGGCGATCGAGAAGTACCTCGCCTCGCTCCCCGCGGACGCCGGGGTCGAGGACCTCGCGGTCCAGCGCGCGATGCTGACGTCGTGGACCGTGGGGGAGCCGCACGAGCTCACCCGCCGCCAGCTCGACCAGCACGCCGGGCGCCGGCTGACCGACGACGAGGTCTCGCTCATCGAGGACTTCGGCCTGCTGCGGCGGGCCGGCGAGGGTGCCGCCGAGCGCTTCACCCCGGTCCACGGGTTCGACGTCGCCGTCGAGCTGCTCCAGGTCGACATCCCCGTCGAGGGCATGCGCGCCGCGGGCGAGGCGATCGAGCGCCACATGTCGGCCCTCGCCGAGGAGCTCACCCGGGTCCTGCACGACGAGGTGGTCGAGCCCTGGCGCCGCGACAGCCACTCCCGCGAGGACGCCGCCCAGCTCGAGAACACGATCGGCACGCTGCGCCGGCTGACCCTCGAGGCCATCGTCCGCGGCTTCCAGCGCTCCGCCAACAAGCTGATCACCCAGTCCCTCGACCGCCGCTGA
- a CDS encoding MlaE family ABC transporter permease encodes MPATSEARALTALGKPLAEVLALLRFTRRVFGAVVSSVSGRRFPLAETVVQTWYAVRVCTLPALAVSVPFGIILALQVGVLAQEVGAVAFTGAGNTLAVVRQASPLITALMLSGVAGSAICADLGSRRIREEIDAMEVMGLSVMERLVVPRMFAIVVVAVLLNGVVMFFTILTTLSISVVIQDLPPGSYLASVTTLAQLSDLWLSLTKAAIFAVICAVVASYKGLGASRGPTGVGEAVTSAVVTNFVLLFAANFVISQVHSTFAGGPIG; translated from the coding sequence ATGCCGGCCACGAGCGAAGCGCGCGCCCTGACGGCGCTCGGCAAGCCGCTCGCCGAGGTCCTCGCCCTGCTCCGCTTCACGCGTCGGGTCTTCGGCGCCGTCGTCTCGTCCGTGTCCGGGCGGCGCTTCCCGCTCGCCGAGACCGTGGTGCAGACCTGGTACGCCGTCCGGGTCTGCACGCTGCCGGCGCTGGCCGTGTCGGTCCCGTTCGGGATCATCCTCGCGCTGCAGGTCGGGGTGCTCGCCCAGGAGGTGGGCGCCGTCGCGTTCACCGGGGCGGGCAACACGCTCGCGGTCGTCCGGCAGGCCTCTCCCCTGATCACCGCGCTGATGCTCAGCGGCGTCGCCGGCTCGGCGATCTGCGCCGACCTCGGCTCGCGGCGGATCCGCGAGGAGATCGACGCGATGGAGGTCATGGGCCTCTCCGTCATGGAGCGCCTGGTCGTGCCGCGGATGTTCGCGATCGTCGTGGTCGCGGTGCTGCTCAACGGCGTCGTCATGTTCTTCACGATCCTCACCACCCTGTCGATCAGCGTGGTGATCCAGGACCTGCCGCCCGGCAGCTACCTCGCGTCGGTCACCACGCTGGCCCAGCTCTCCGACCTGTGGCTCTCGCTGACCAAGGCGGCGATCTTCGCGGTGATCTGCGCCGTGGTGGCGTCGTACAAGGGGCTGGGCGCGAGCCGCGGCCCGACCGGCGTGGGCGAGGCGGTCACCAGCGCCGTGGTCACCAACTTCGTCCTGCTCTTCGCGGCCAACTTCGTCATCTCCCAGGTGCACAGCACGTTCGCGGGAGGGCCGATCGGATGA
- a CDS encoding MlaE family ABC transporter permease — MTQAVSAVDQAVDRAVIGPLEGIGLQLVLAWRAVAALPVALTRYRGEIARVLAEVTLGSGIFLVGGGVVGVVLLLSTLTGTEVGLEGYQGLDVIGLAPLTGFISGYANTRELAPMVAALGFAARIGCGFTSRIGAMRISEEIDALEAMAIRPIPYLVSTRLVAAWVVVLPLYLIGLVGTYVATDFMVTTFYGQSAGTYDHYFRTFVAPVDVLYSAIKVVVLTTVVTLIHCYHGFTASGGPEGVGRATGRAIRASIISLTVVDILLTLLLWGADQQVQISG, encoded by the coding sequence ATGACGCAGGCAGTCAGCGCCGTCGACCAGGCCGTGGACCGCGCGGTCATCGGACCGCTGGAGGGCATCGGCCTGCAGCTGGTGCTCGCGTGGCGGGCCGTCGCCGCGCTTCCGGTCGCGCTCACCCGCTACCGCGGCGAGATCGCGCGCGTGCTCGCCGAGGTGACCCTCGGGTCCGGCATCTTCCTCGTCGGGGGCGGGGTCGTCGGCGTCGTGCTGCTGCTGTCGACGCTGACCGGCACCGAGGTGGGTCTCGAGGGCTACCAGGGTCTCGACGTGATCGGGCTGGCTCCGCTGACCGGCTTCATCTCGGGCTACGCCAACACCCGCGAGCTGGCGCCGATGGTCGCTGCCCTCGGCTTCGCGGCGCGGATCGGCTGCGGGTTCACCTCGCGGATCGGCGCGATGCGGATCAGCGAGGAGATCGACGCGCTCGAGGCGATGGCGATCCGCCCGATCCCCTACCTGGTCAGCACCCGCCTGGTCGCCGCCTGGGTCGTCGTCCTCCCGCTCTACCTGATCGGCCTGGTCGGGACGTACGTCGCCACCGACTTCATGGTGACCACCTTCTACGGGCAGTCGGCCGGCACCTACGACCACTACTTCCGCACGTTCGTCGCGCCGGTCGACGTCCTCTACTCGGCGATCAAGGTCGTGGTCCTGACCACGGTGGTGACGCTCATCCACTGCTACCACGGCTTCACCGCCAGCGGCGGGCCCGAGGGCGTCGGCCGCGCGACCGGGCGCGCGATCCGCGCCAGCATCATCTCCCTGACCGTCGTCGACATCCTGCTGACGCTGCTCCTGTGGGGCGCGGACCAGCAGGTCCAGATCTCGGGGTGA
- a CDS encoding MCE family protein: MSQFLFPHVRTDRRELRLRLALIGLAGFAALGLLTGVLALQTLGTLSGDVRVTVQLATVGDTLGINSDVKYNGLRVGRVIEVDPVAREAETGWDGPTATVLVEPEHADLIPAGVTARVLPGTLFGNEYVDLVATRATGTGPASASAATHLADGDVVRADTSRATLRLMDTFSATQRLLAAVDPAQWDVALSQLADSLDGRGTRLAAMVRDGEAFLGRWEDLQPQVRRDLHLLTTDTDLAADIEPQLVAALRDSRPLARTLVQQEKDTTTLLQGVSRLVGGKDGLAVFLRAHGAETARLLNASAANLEVFAQRYPAFAALLRKVPALLRNGAAAAVNGRIQMEGVLSPQFLEPYDASNPDDCPTYRGLRGAC, encoded by the coding sequence GTGAGCCAGTTCCTGTTCCCGCACGTGCGGACCGATCGGCGCGAGCTCCGCCTGCGCCTCGCGCTCATCGGGCTCGCCGGGTTCGCCGCGCTCGGCCTGCTCACCGGCGTGCTCGCCCTCCAGACGCTGGGCACGCTCAGCGGCGACGTGCGCGTCACCGTCCAGCTCGCGACCGTGGGCGACACCCTCGGCATCAACTCCGACGTCAAGTACAACGGCCTGCGCGTCGGGCGCGTGATCGAGGTCGACCCCGTCGCCCGCGAGGCCGAGACCGGTTGGGACGGTCCGACCGCGACCGTCCTGGTCGAGCCCGAGCACGCCGACCTGATCCCGGCAGGCGTCACCGCGCGGGTGCTGCCCGGCACCCTCTTCGGCAACGAGTACGTCGACCTGGTCGCCACCCGCGCCACCGGCACCGGCCCCGCCTCCGCATCGGCGGCGACCCACCTGGCCGATGGCGACGTCGTACGGGCGGACACGTCGAGGGCGACGCTGCGGTTGATGGACACCTTCTCCGCCACGCAGCGGCTGCTCGCGGCGGTCGACCCGGCCCAGTGGGACGTGGCGCTCTCCCAGCTCGCCGACTCCCTCGACGGACGCGGGACGCGGCTCGCCGCGATGGTGCGCGACGGCGAGGCCTTCCTCGGCCGGTGGGAGGACCTCCAGCCCCAGGTCCGGCGCGACCTCCACCTGCTCACCACGGACACCGACCTGGCCGCCGACATCGAGCCGCAGTTGGTCGCCGCGCTGCGCGACTCGCGTCCTCTGGCGCGCACCCTCGTCCAGCAGGAGAAGGACACCACGACCCTGCTGCAGGGGGTCTCCCGGCTGGTCGGCGGCAAGGACGGCCTGGCCGTCTTCCTGCGCGCCCACGGCGCGGAGACGGCGCGCCTGCTCAACGCGAGCGCCGCCAACCTCGAGGTCTTCGCCCAGCGCTACCCGGCCTTCGCCGCGCTGCTGCGCAAGGTGCCGGCGCTGCTGCGCAACGGCGCGGCCGCTGCGGTCAACGGGCGGATCCAGATGGAGGGCGTGCTCTCGCCGCAGTTCCTCGAGCCCTACGACGCGAGCAACCCCGACGACTGCCCGACCTACCGCGGCCTGAGGGGAGCCTGCTGA
- a CDS encoding MCE family protein: MGRQLSELRRHPSATAGVAVFALVAVLLTSMVAGTLSRSQRGDSITVTALFRDATGLRPGDDVRVAGVRVGRVTGTRVGSGDDKGLAVVTMSVSADQVLHDDVTASIDYLNLMGQRYVALTRPDRSADAARLADGARIPLDRTRPALDLTAMFNAFKPVFDLLQPGDVNLLATNIVQVLQGQGPTIQHLLEQTAELTSGLTDREDTLARVVDNVTLVLETTDDHRAEITDLVRGLDSLTAGLAKDRDRIGTSLEGIARLSATTADLVDATRRPLGDVVASTGPWFDHLASRTGLLVRTGAALPQQLEVYLRTLGYGSYLNTYVCTLNASVTGVPLKLDLGVTGDRFSRRCRG, from the coding sequence ATGGGTCGCCAGCTGAGCGAGCTGCGCCGCCACCCGAGCGCCACCGCCGGGGTGGCCGTCTTCGCGCTCGTCGCGGTGCTGCTCACCTCGATGGTGGCGGGCACGCTCTCGCGCTCGCAGCGGGGCGACTCGATCACGGTCACGGCGCTCTTCCGCGACGCCACCGGCCTCCGCCCCGGCGACGACGTCCGGGTCGCGGGCGTGCGGGTCGGCCGGGTCACCGGCACCCGGGTCGGCTCCGGCGACGACAAGGGCCTGGCCGTGGTGACGATGAGCGTCTCCGCCGACCAGGTGCTGCACGACGACGTGACCGCGTCCATCGACTACCTCAACCTGATGGGCCAGCGCTATGTCGCGCTGACCCGGCCCGACCGGAGCGCCGACGCCGCGCGGCTCGCCGACGGCGCCCGCATCCCGCTCGATCGGACCCGGCCCGCGCTCGACCTGACGGCCATGTTCAACGCGTTCAAGCCGGTCTTCGACCTGCTGCAGCCCGGCGACGTCAACCTGCTCGCCACCAACATCGTCCAGGTGCTCCAGGGGCAGGGGCCGACCATCCAGCACCTGCTCGAGCAGACCGCCGAGCTCACCTCCGGCCTGACCGACCGCGAGGACACCCTCGCGCGGGTCGTCGACAACGTGACGCTCGTGCTCGAGACCACCGACGACCACCGCGCCGAGATCACCGACCTGGTGCGCGGGCTCGACTCGCTCACGGCAGGGCTCGCGAAGGACCGCGACCGGATCGGGACCAGCCTCGAGGGCATCGCCCGCCTGTCCGCGACGACCGCCGACCTCGTCGACGCCACCCGGCGCCCGCTCGGCGACGTCGTGGCGTCGACCGGCCCGTGGTTCGACCACCTGGCCTCCCGCACCGGCCTGCTGGTCCGCACCGGCGCCGCGCTCCCCCAGCAGCTCGAGGTCTACCTGCGCACCCTCGGCTACGGCAGCTACCTCAACACCTACGTCTGCACGCTCAACGCGTCCGTCACCGGGGTGCCGCTGAAGCTGGACCTCGGCGTCACCGGCGACCGGTTCTCACGGAGGTGTCGCGGATGA
- a CDS encoding MCE family protein → MRTTTATWRRLGWPLRLVAVAAVLGLVLVGVRSLAGEASYHVRLRHAAGIEPGDDVRVAGLKVGKVTAVEADRDQVDVAFSLDQAPADLGLTDDSSVEVKLLSILGERFLALTPGAGATLADGGTIAVEHAIDSYTIERFWLESTPQVDALDLKRIQEAVDVLATDLKVTPTALRDAVDGIAGVSAIVTDREEEIDALLTSTRKVTSLVLEQTDELDRVMTNGTAVMLMVQQRKEVLRALLRDAHRFVTGLAAVVQETAPQLAPALRDLRTVLSTLRRHSEQLDRTMRLAGPTMRVFTNATGDGPWLGVNAPWAIVPDDLVCSISPEDCR, encoded by the coding sequence ATGAGGACGACGACGGCGACCTGGCGGCGTCTCGGCTGGCCGCTCCGGCTGGTGGCGGTGGCGGCGGTGCTCGGCCTGGTGCTGGTGGGCGTGCGCAGCCTGGCCGGCGAGGCGTCGTACCACGTCCGGCTGCGGCACGCCGCCGGCATCGAGCCCGGCGACGACGTGCGGGTGGCCGGCCTCAAGGTCGGCAAGGTGACGGCGGTCGAGGCCGACCGCGACCAGGTCGACGTCGCCTTCTCGCTCGACCAGGCGCCCGCCGACCTCGGCCTGACCGACGACAGCAGCGTCGAGGTCAAGCTGCTCTCGATCCTCGGCGAGCGCTTCCTCGCCCTGACGCCCGGCGCCGGCGCGACGCTGGCCGACGGCGGCACGATCGCTGTCGAGCACGCGATCGACAGCTACACGATCGAGCGGTTCTGGCTGGAGTCGACGCCGCAGGTCGACGCCCTCGACCTGAAGCGGATCCAGGAGGCCGTCGACGTGCTGGCCACCGACCTGAAGGTGACGCCGACGGCCCTGCGTGACGCGGTCGACGGGATCGCCGGCGTGTCCGCGATCGTCACCGACCGCGAGGAGGAGATCGACGCCCTGCTCACCTCCACCCGCAAGGTGACCTCGCTCGTGCTGGAGCAGACCGACGAGCTCGACCGCGTGATGACCAATGGCACCGCGGTGATGCTGATGGTCCAGCAGCGCAAGGAGGTGCTGCGGGCGCTGCTGCGCGACGCGCACCGGTTCGTGACGGGGCTGGCGGCCGTCGTACAGGAGACGGCGCCGCAGCTGGCTCCCGCCCTCCGCGACCTGCGCACGGTGCTGTCGACGCTGCGCAGGCACAGCGAGCAGCTCGACCGGACGATGCGGCTGGCCGGCCCCACGATGCGGGTCTTCACCAACGCGACGGGCGACGGTCCGTGGCTCGGCGTCAACGCGCCGTGGGCGATCGTCCCCGACGACCTGGTGTGCTCGATCTCGCCGGAGGACTGCCGATGA
- a CDS encoding MCE family protein: MSRRTVLMGLGGAIVLALALSGARLVGWLGGEDPDDLVVTADFADTTGVYVGNDVTYLGVKVGEIVAVEPRGTTMRVVMHLEPDTRVPADAGAEILQGSLVTDRFIELGPAWDGGPTLASGAHITADHTRSPATVDEIAKAIDDLVLALDAGLGRKGGSAGLGDMLATTAAALEGNGSHLRRALAESRDALEVLNSKDTDLTAVSKNLVQLVTTLARRDRQIRDFTSAAADTTGVLSDQRQELVATLDSLDRLTRLTNAFLKDNGDVLGDDLTGLADVVGIVQRNQGSLEEAFDVMPTMAENFARAYDWDLGRLRVQFAFSAGPFSAAFRSHSCAVFAGRMGGEAGVQLCNLLFTRDGTGILDPLLDGLYDGLPAGFP, from the coding sequence ATGAGCCGCCGCACCGTGCTGATGGGCCTCGGCGGCGCGATCGTGCTCGCGCTCGCACTCTCCGGCGCACGGCTGGTCGGCTGGCTCGGCGGCGAGGACCCGGACGACCTCGTCGTCACCGCGGACTTCGCCGACACCACCGGCGTGTACGTCGGCAACGACGTCACCTACCTCGGCGTGAAGGTCGGCGAGATCGTCGCCGTCGAGCCGAGGGGTACGACGATGCGCGTGGTCATGCACCTGGAGCCCGACACCCGGGTGCCGGCCGACGCCGGCGCGGAGATCCTGCAGGGCTCGCTGGTCACCGACCGCTTCATCGAGCTGGGGCCGGCCTGGGACGGCGGGCCGACCCTCGCCTCCGGCGCCCACATCACGGCCGACCACACCCGCTCCCCCGCGACCGTCGACGAGATCGCCAAGGCGATCGACGACCTGGTGCTGGCGCTGGACGCCGGCCTCGGCCGGAAGGGCGGGTCCGCAGGCCTGGGCGACATGCTCGCGACGACGGCCGCCGCGCTGGAGGGCAACGGCAGCCACCTGCGGCGCGCCCTCGCCGAGAGCCGCGACGCCCTCGAGGTGCTCAACAGCAAGGACACCGACCTGACGGCGGTCTCGAAGAACCTCGTGCAGCTGGTGACGACCCTCGCGAGGCGCGACCGCCAGATCCGCGACTTCACGAGCGCCGCCGCCGACACCACCGGTGTGCTGTCCGACCAGCGCCAGGAGCTGGTCGCCACGCTCGACAGCCTCGACCGGCTCACCCGCCTGACCAACGCGTTCCTGAAGGACAACGGTGACGTGCTGGGCGACGACCTCACCGGCCTGGCCGACGTGGTCGGGATCGTGCAGCGCAACCAGGGCTCCCTCGAGGAGGCCTTCGACGTGATGCCGACGATGGCGGAGAACTTCGCCCGCGCCTACGACTGGGACCTCGGGCGCCTGCGGGTGCAGTTCGCGTTCAGCGCCGGGCCGTTCTCAGCCGCCTTCCGCAGCCACTCCTGCGCGGTCTTCGCAGGCAGGATGGGCGGCGAGGCCGGCGTCCAGCTCTGCAACCTGCTCTTCACCAGGGACGGCACCGGCATCCTCGACCCGCTCCTCGACGGCCTGTACGACGGCCTCCCGGCGGGGTTCCCGTGA
- a CDS encoding MCE family protein: protein MTGVRGWVAAVVLAVGAGTAGCGLSLEDVPLPSLVDGPTYDLTVEFEDALNLPVDAPVKLDGATVGQVTSVEAGEYVAEVGLALSTSVRLTDTSRAEIRLTSPMGTAFVQLFPGTGGELLAEGATLPAAATGSAPDVTDLLSALSTVVTGGSFSDISTIITELNTALTGNAGDVRRLLARLDTAVTDLSAEFPRVDRLTAALDRLTTRLAGDLPEVTRSLTDLTALVRSFDRQRADLVAAMDSLHRFDVVATPLTRAVKADLVAQLEDMRPVLRTLLAGRKDIDGVMRGLVAFASGSDKASPGDFVNFDLTVLLDPDALSDTGGR, encoded by the coding sequence GTGACCGGCGTGCGCGGCTGGGTGGCCGCTGTCGTGCTGGCCGTGGGCGCCGGGACCGCCGGGTGCGGGCTGAGCCTCGAGGACGTGCCGCTCCCGTCGCTGGTCGACGGTCCGACGTACGACCTGACGGTCGAGTTCGAGGACGCCCTGAACCTCCCGGTCGACGCTCCGGTGAAGCTGGACGGCGCGACGGTCGGGCAGGTCACGTCGGTCGAGGCCGGCGAGTACGTCGCCGAGGTCGGGCTCGCCCTGTCGACCAGCGTGCGGCTGACCGACACCTCGCGCGCCGAGATCCGGCTGACCTCACCGATGGGCACCGCGTTCGTGCAGCTCTTCCCCGGCACGGGCGGTGAGCTGCTCGCCGAGGGCGCGACCCTGCCGGCCGCCGCGACCGGCTCCGCGCCCGACGTGACCGACCTGCTGTCCGCGCTGTCGACGGTCGTCACGGGCGGCAGCTTCTCCGACATCTCGACGATCATCACCGAGCTCAACACGGCGCTGACCGGCAACGCGGGCGACGTACGCCGCCTGCTCGCCCGGCTGGACACGGCCGTCACGGACCTGAGTGCCGAGTTCCCGCGGGTCGACCGGCTGACCGCCGCGCTCGACCGGTTGACGACCCGCCTGGCCGGCGACCTGCCGGAGGTCACCCGCTCGCTCACCGACCTCACCGCGCTGGTGAGGTCGTTCGACCGCCAGCGCGCGGACCTGGTCGCGGCGATGGACTCCCTCCACCGGTTCGACGTCGTCGCCACCCCGCTCACCAGGGCGGTGAAGGCCGACCTCGTGGCCCAGCTGGAGGACATGCGGCCGGTGCTGCGGACCCTCCTCGCGGGGCGCAAGGACATCGACGGCGTGATGCGCGGCCTGGTCGCCTTCGCGAGCGGCAGCGACAAGGCCTCCCCCGGCGACTTCGTGAACTTCGACCTGACCGTCCTGCTCGACCCCGACGCGCTGTCCGACACGGGGGGCCGCTGA
- a CDS encoding MlaD family protein, which produces MARPMTPAEELASSARLWRRRIHTAQVLILVILVAGVLYVADTVVGGSLFRNPYHLTVELPQAAGLHEGSVVTYRGQRIGEVTAVRLSDAEGVGAVAELEIESDVEIPTDSAMEVRNLSAVGEQYLDVRPRTASGPFLADGATVPVASTSVPVNVPDVLAHAQGLMSHLDVADIRTIADETAAIFGNGDEDVDLRALAIEMETAFAMLRRLEPDLTTLARRSEKPLATVADLSPEIRRMAADLEAIAAALADATPALRRTVVTSLDLLPRLERWWRAASPDLRRLLRSGVPLTEMAARHLRGLQHWLDWVPLQADVMAGSTRGGSGRVVLVPRILKNCVYDRSVQRDIQDLTRREPVTGVRCTDPPEGTQGRGSANVPQQ; this is translated from the coding sequence ATGGCCCGCCCGATGACGCCCGCCGAGGAGCTCGCGAGCAGTGCCCGCCTGTGGCGCCGCCGGATCCACACCGCGCAGGTGCTGATCCTGGTGATCCTCGTGGCCGGCGTGCTCTACGTGGCCGACACCGTCGTGGGCGGGTCGCTCTTCCGCAACCCGTACCACCTCACGGTGGAGCTGCCGCAGGCCGCGGGCCTCCACGAGGGCTCCGTGGTGACCTACCGCGGCCAGCGCATCGGCGAGGTCACCGCGGTCCGGCTCAGCGACGCCGAGGGCGTCGGGGCGGTGGCCGAGCTCGAGATCGAGTCGGACGTCGAGATCCCCACCGACAGCGCGATGGAGGTCCGCAACCTCTCGGCCGTGGGCGAGCAGTACCTCGACGTCCGCCCGCGCACCGCCAGCGGGCCCTTCCTCGCCGACGGCGCCACCGTGCCGGTGGCGTCGACCAGCGTGCCGGTCAACGTGCCCGACGTGCTCGCGCACGCGCAGGGCCTGATGTCCCACCTCGACGTCGCCGACATCCGCACCATCGCCGACGAGACCGCGGCGATCTTCGGCAACGGCGACGAGGACGTCGACCTGCGCGCGCTGGCGATCGAGATGGAGACCGCGTTCGCGATGCTGCGCCGGCTCGAGCCCGACCTGACCACGCTGGCGCGGCGGTCGGAGAAGCCGCTCGCCACCGTCGCCGACCTGTCCCCCGAGATCCGGCGGATGGCGGCCGACCTGGAGGCGATCGCCGCGGCGCTGGCCGACGCGACCCCCGCCCTGCGTCGTACCGTCGTCACGTCGCTGGACCTCCTGCCCCGCCTCGAGCGGTGGTGGAGGGCGGCGTCCCCGGATCTGCGCCGGCTGCTGCGCTCCGGCGTGCCGCTCACGGAGATGGCCGCCCGCCACCTGCGCGGCCTCCAGCACTGGCTCGACTGGGTGCCGCTGCAGGCCGACGTGATGGCCGGCAGCACCCGCGGCGGCAGCGGCCGGGTCGTGCTCGTGCCGCGCATCCTGAAGAACTGCGTCTACGACCGCAGCGTGCAGCGCGACATCCAGGACCTCACCCGCCGCGAGCCGGTGACGGGCGTGCGGTGCACCGACCCGCCCGAGGGCACCCAGGGCCGCGGCTCCGCCAACGTGCCCCAGCAGTGA